Proteins encoded within one genomic window of Episyrphus balteatus chromosome 1, idEpiBalt1.1, whole genome shotgun sequence:
- the LOC129907660 gene encoding uncharacterized protein LOC129907660 yields MANTDNMCLQLNASELTAIMMKGSQQSNDRDAGFCSGGSEGGDDLSMDHSRLDPSSPTDASEDSVEVKVTPITLIRNKRKSTEPSKVICDREETGPLKKRIRYSLNAASYEPTTPTTPTTTLNTSTNRNHHHHRTSWDSSQQLPHELMPNPAEVLIRHPGVTTLHRLPIQQDDDIQDEPLALVLKKPSSSEEDDFRAQDDLFQHKELHSHNITPSVASSSGSISGGSFNHEGRPQQRNYKNMTRERRIEANARERTRVHTISAAYETLRKAVPSYSNSQKLSKLSVLRVACSYILTLSRMAGEDYSEDQSEPSIASCMEQVTATIQTEGKIRKKKDE; encoded by the coding sequence gaTCACAACAATCCAATGATCGTGATGCTGGTTTTTGTTCAGGAGGATCAGAAGGTGGCGATGATCTCTCCATGGATCATTCAAGACTCGATCCAAGTAGTCCAACAGATGCCTCTGAAGATTCGGTGGAAGTTAAAGTCACACCCATTACACTGATTCGAAATAAACGAAAAAGTACAGAACCCTCAAAAGTGATATGTGATCGTGAAGAAACTGGACCTCTAAAGAAACGCATTCGATATTCTTTGAATGCTGCTTCCTATgaaccaacaacaccaacaacaccaactACAACACTCAACACATCAACAAATAGaaatcaccatcatcatcgtaCCTCATGGGATTCCAGCCAACAACTGCCTCACGAATTGATGCCAAATCCAGCTGAGGTCTTAATACGACATCCGGGTGTGACAACTCTCCATCGATTGCCAATTCAGCAAGATGATGATATTCAAGATGAACCTTTAGCGTTGGTGTTGAAGAAACCCTCGTCATCGGAAGAAGACGATTTTCGTGCTCAAGATGACCTCTTTCAACATAAAGAACTTCATAGTCATAACATCACACCTTCAGTGGCGTCATCAAGTGGCAGTATAAGTGGAGGAAGTTTTAACCATGAAGGTCGACCTCAGCAAAGGAATTACAAGAACATGACTCGAGAGAGGCGAATCGAAGCAAATGCCCGAGAAAGAACTCGTGTTCATACTATTTCAGCAGCTTATGAAACTCTCCGCAAAGCAGTTCCTTCATATTCGAATAGTCAAAAACTCTCCAAATTGTCAGTTTTGAGGGTTGCCTGTTCGTATATTTTGACACTAAGTCGAATGGCTGGTGAAGATTATAGTGAAGATCAAAGTGAACCTTCGATTGCATCGTGTATGGAGCAAGTGACGGCAACAATTCAGACAGAGGGTAAAATTCGCAAAAAGAAAGATGAATAA